In Granulicella mallensis MP5ACTX8, the sequence GTCTCGCCCCGTCCTCCTTCACCGCTGCCAGCATGGGTCTCAACATGCCCGTCATTCCCACTTCCCCTGCGACCCTCCCGCCCGAAATCAACATGTTCAACTGCTGCACTGCCAACTTCATCGGTAATCACCTCTCCTCCGACTCCACCTTCGAGACCTACGACCTCGCCATCTCCCAGAACCAGACCGTCGGCCCTCACAGCCTGCACTACGGCTTCGAAGGCATGCTCTTCCACGACGTCCCCAGCGGCATCGGAAGCCCGAACGGCCAATTCACCTTTGCCCAGCAGTTCACCCAGCAGGATCCCTACCATAATGTCGGCGATGGCGATGGCGTCGCTGCCATCCTCCTCGGCGATCCCGACAGCGGTTCCGTCGACTGGTTCGACTCCCGCTACGAGAGCTATAACTATTACGCCGCCTACATCCAGGATGACTGGAAGGCCCGCAAGAATCTGACCTTTAATTTGGGCCTCCGTTGGGAGACCGAAACTTCCCCCATGGATCGCAACCAGGAGCTCACCGCGGGATTCTGCTCGACCTGCGTCAACCCGATCACCTCCGTCCTCAACGGAGCAGGTGGCATTCCCAACCCGCTCCTCGGCGGCTATCAATTCGCCTCTTCCAACTTCACCGCCTACCAGAACTTCGTTGGCGACTTCCTGCCCAAGATCGGTGTCTCCTTTGCCATTACCCCCACGTTCGTTCTTCGCGGCGGCTTTGGCCTCGCCACCGGTCTCGGTATCGAACTCGGCGGCCAGAGCAGCTGGCAGCAGACGACCAACTACGCCGCCAGCCTTAACGGTGGCCAAACCCCAAGCGGCTACTTCAACACCGGCACTCCCTACCCCACCGGTGCCATCGCACCTCCGGGCAGCGCCCCTGGCCTTCTCACCGAGGTCGGCAACGGCGTCGGCTACGATCAGCGCAACCGCAAGATTCCCCTCGTCCGCCAGTACTCCTTTGGCCTCCAGGCGGCTGGTCCCTTCAAAACCATCTTTGACGTGTCGTATGTTGGTAACGTCACCACACGCCTCCGTGTCGGAACCGAGATGAACGCACTCACACCCGCACAGTTCGCACAAGGCCACTCCGATAACGGTGCGTACCTCAACAATCAGGTCCCAAACCCCTTTTACGGCCATATCGATCCTGCATCCAATCTTGGCCAGAGCTCTACCATCAAGCAGGCGCAACTCCTCACGCCGTTCCCCCAATTCACCTCTGTCTACGACAACAACGTGCCTATCGGATATAGCGACTACAACGCGCTTCAGGCTAAGCTGGAGCGCCGTGTCTCGGACCAACACTCCCTCCTTGGCGGCCTGAGTGTCCTCGTCTCTTTCACCTACTCCAAAACGATGAATGCCACGAATCTCCTCAACAACGGAGAAGCCGGCCTCGTCGACGCTGCTCCCTATGTTGCCGTAGACGGTGCAGACCGCCCCTACGACCTTTCCATCAGCGGCCTCTATACCCTTCCCTTCGGTCGCGGAGCCGCCCTCTTCAACCACACCAACGGCGTCGTCAACCAACTCGTCAGCCGCTGGCAGCTCGACTGGATCTTCCAGAACTCCGGCGGTACACCCATCGGTGGAACACCCGGAAGCAACAATATTCCTACCAATTACACCTACGCCTGCGGCGGGAGCTATGACATCCGTCCCACTGGACACCGTAGCTACAAGTCCTGGCTCAACAACTCCGACAACGTTCAGGCATTTGGCACAGGTAACTCCGCTAACTGCCAGGTCGGCTTTGGACCCTACACCGCCACGACGATCCTTCCCATCACCAGCAAGGTTCGCGCACCCTACGCACAGCAGACTCAGATCGGCCTCGAAAAGCGGGTCAGCCTCTACCGCGCCTCCGAACTTCAGTTCAAGGCCGAAGCCTTCAATCTCACCAACACCCCGATCTTCGGTGGTCCAGCCCTTGGCAACGTCAACGACCCCCTGACTCGTAACAATCAGGTGGCCAACCCCAATGATCCCGGCGCCTGGTCCGGCTACGGTACCGTCGGAGCCACTCAGCAGAACTTCCCGCGCCAGATACAGCTTTCCCTCAAAGTCCTTTTCTAACCCCTTGGTGTATCTGACGGAACGCTGCATGCCGCAACAGCGCATGCAGCGTTCCATCAGATACGCCTTCTCCTCAACCCAAATCAATTGTTTGAAGGGATCCATCGTGACAGTGTCTTTGCTCTTGAAGCCGATTTTCAGATCGTTTGCATGCGTTTTGCTGAGTGCCGGAGTAGCAGGTCTTGCCCTCGCGCAATCACCGCCTAACTCCGAGAAAGCAATGAAGTCGCTCTCTGCGCACTCGCAGGATGTCGTAACTCGGCTGGGAGAACTGAGCCAGCTTCCGCCGACTTCGTGGAAGTGTCACTCAGGAGATGTGGCTCACGGAGAAGATCAGGATCTCGACGACACCTCATGGAAGCCCCTCGAAGTGAAGAGTAAGCCTTCTGAATGGAGCGAATATCCAAAGGAGGCTCTCTGGTGCAGAAGCTGGATTGAAGTGCCAGAGACCCTGCACGGCTATAGCTTGTCCGGCACCCGCATCTGGTTTAACTTCCATGCCACAGCGGACGATGCGATGCCTGAGATTATCTATTTCAACGGGCGCCGCGTGGCGCTGGGAGAAGACCTGGAACCCATCGTGCTCTTCGACAAGGCAAAGCCGGGAGAGAAGGCACTGGTCGCGGTTAAGCTGCTGCAGACTACCGGAACAAAATATCTACAGCCCGCAAGATTGAAGATTGATTTTGTCGCGAACCGCCCTAACCCGGAGGATTTTCGCTCGGAGATTCTGTCTGCGGCTCTCCTGACACCTAGCCTGTCGCCCAATGCTTCTAACCCCATTGCAGGTCTGGATAAGACACTGGAACAGGTGGATCTAAAAGCCCTTGATTCTCATAACCAGCAACGTTTTGATGCCTCATTGACCCAGGCACAGCAAGCGATGGATAGCCTGAGCCCCTCGCTCAAACCATTCACCTTCCATCTCACCGGCAACTCACACATCGATGCTGCATGGCTGTGGCCCTGGACCGAAACCGTTGATGTGGTGAAGAGGACCTTCGGAACAGCACTGCAATTGATGAATGAATATCCGGAGTACACCTACACTCAATCCGCCGCGCAGTATAACGACTGGCTGGCGGAGAAATATCCCGACATGAACGACCAGATCAAACAGCGCATCAAGGATGGCCGCTGGGAGATTGTAGGTGGTATGTGGGTGGAACCGGACCTGAACATGCCTGACGGCGAATCGCAGGTCAGGACGCTACTGATCGGCAAACGCTGGTACCAACAGCACTACGGAGTGGATGTTCGCATCGGCTGGAATCCCGATTCCTTTGGATACAACTGGCAGCTTCCGCAGATCTATAAGAAGTCGGGCATCGATTACTTTGTCACGCAGAAGATGTCCTGGAACGACACCAACCAACTGCCGCTCAAGCTCTTCTGGTGGGAGTCGCCGGATGGCAGCAAAGTCCTGACCTACTTCCCGCATGGGTACAACGATACAAACCTGGAGCCGGTACATCTCTCCTCCGATCTGGTGCAGGCCCGTAAAGACGCCCCCGGCATGACCGAGATGATGGACCTGTACGGCGTAGGCGACCACGGCGGAGGGCCCACTCGCGCGATGCTTGATGAAGGCACCCATTGGGCTCATGCCTCCAGCATCGTTCCGAACTTCAAGTTTGGAACGGCGACTGCATTCTTTGGAGAGGCAGAAAGCAAGCTGGCCCCCGAGTCCAAAACATGGAACTACGGCTCGATCGCCAAGGGCTATACGTCACCCGATCCCGTCGAAGGCAAGATCTCCATTCCCACGTGGAAGGACGAGCTCTATCTCGAATACCATCGCGGCGTCTTCACCACCCAGGCCGATCACAAGCGCAACATGAGGAACAGCGAAGAGTGGGCGTTGAATGCCGAAAAGTATGCCTCGCTCGCCTGGCTGGACGGCAAGACCTATCCCGCAACAGAGCTGACGGAAGCGTGGAAGAAGATCACCTTCAATGACTTTCATGATCTGGCTGCCGGTTCCGGAATCGGAGTGATCTACAAGGATGCTCAGCGCGACTTCGATCAGGTGCACTGGGCCACCAACGAGATCTCTCAAGAGGCGCTCAAGACACTCGTCTCAAGAATCGATACTTCGGCTGCAGGCAAGGTGCCTGTCGTAGTTTTCAATCCCCTTGCCTGGGAGAGATCGGGAGTCTTCACGGTAGACGTACAGATGCCGGAAGCCGTCAAGGGCGATATCTCAATCGTCGATAACAAGAACCACGTACTTCCTTCCCAGGTTCTTTCTCACGATGCTTCGACGAGCAGCTACAAGCTGCTGGTTAAAGCTGACCATGTTCCCTCACTGGGATACACCGTGCTCAACGCAGTCCCCGGAAAGAAGGCGTTTGTCAGCGATCTTAAAACAAGCGGCCTGACACTTGAAAACGATAAGGTCCGCGTTGCGGTAGATGCGCACACAGGCTGCATCACCAGCCTGTACGACAAACTCTCAAAAGCCGAGATTCTGGCATCGGGAAGCTGCGGCAACGAGTTAGAGGCCTTCAAAGACACGCCGAAGAACTTCGACGCATGGAACATCGATCCGGGCACCCTGGATCAGCCTCCTACGAAGCTCAATACAGCCGACGCCGTCGAGGTAGTCGAAAAGAGCCCCCTGCGCGCGGTGATCCGTGTCACTCGTACCTGGCAGAAATCGAAGTTCGTACAAAATATCATCCTCTACACCGGTGCAGATCAGGTCGAGGTTGAGAACGACATCGATTGGCACGAGACACACGTTCTCCTCAAGAGTGCTTTTGCTCTGAAAGAGAGCAGCCCCAAAGCGACCTACGAGATTCCTTACGGAACGATCGAGCGGCCCACGACACGAGATAACAGCTGGGAGAAAGCAAGATTTGAAGTGCCGGCCTTGCGTTGGGCCGACCTCGGCTCAACCACTGAAGGCCTGAGCCTCATCAATGAATCGAAGTACGGCTATGACGCTACCGGCAATATCTTGCGGCTATCCTTGCTGCGTTCGCCGGTCTCGCCTGATCCAGACGCAGACCGCGAACACCATCACTTCAGCTATGCTCTCTATCCTCACGGCGGCGACTGGAAACAGGCGCTTACCGTACGTCATGGCTATGAGTTCAACTACAAACTAGCTGCCATGCAGGCGGGAGTCCACACGGGAGAGATGCCGCTCGAGCATAGCTATGTCTCTGTCAAACCAGAGAATGTCGTGCTCACAGCTCTCAAGAAGGCGGAGGATAGCGATGGACTTATCTTCCGTGTCTATGAGTGGAAGGGCAAGGAAGAAGATCTGAAGATCCAGGTGCCACCCGGGGCCACGGATGCAACCGTAGTCAATCTGCTGGAAAAGCCAGAGGGAAGTCCTATCCCTGTGGCTAACGGCGAGATGCATGTTCCTATCCATCCCTACGAAATCCTCACGATTCGCGTCAACTATCCAAACCACGCCTAAGGGAAGTAAAGCTGTAACGATTTCATCTGCCTTTTGCCCGAAATACATGAGTTAACTGGAGGCACGAAAATGTTTCTCGTCAGCCGTAAATCATTTTTCAAGTCAGTTCTCTTCTCTCTTATGGTTTGCACCACCGC encodes:
- a CDS encoding TonB-dependent receptor domain-containing protein, whose amino-acid sequence is MHKLKKTAHISGILFLLIGLFTGIGKAQEYRGTISGQVLDPSGAVIPGAKVVAKGPQQTYKAVSAANGQFVVPFVDLGTYTVSVEAPGFAIESQINVHVDVSSKVALTFRLMAGGANETVTVTDTSAGVNTSDASLGTVLDPEKIQNLPLNGRQLYSLLGLTPGTRFTTTTFGPGGNSGTRAWDQTNSYSINGQSGTQNQFSLNGAPVSAQGGGGAGTWNVAPTIDAVEEFKVMTNTYDAQYGRETGGTVNTVMKSGNDAYHGTLYDFWRNSILDANTFQLNQQNAAKPFHNQHQFGGTVGGYAWRKHTYFFFSFEGWREVLPVGVVIGVATADMLPGIDGSVNLTKYLAATSGHDIYDPATTRCKTIGQNPCQNYTRDQFPNNTIPANRISAIGLGFLQLLPKPNITSDNYSNNYVAADPGRYTYNQPMVRVDHDFSDKTRAYGMFVYFGGQEYRNSSGLPAPISQGDIDNHRTTYTSVFDITHTFSPTRVLDVRAAWNRAISKDPDGGAAAGLAPSSFTAASMGLNMPVIPTSPATLPPEINMFNCCTANFIGNHLSSDSTFETYDLAISQNQTVGPHSLHYGFEGMLFHDVPSGIGSPNGQFTFAQQFTQQDPYHNVGDGDGVAAILLGDPDSGSVDWFDSRYESYNYYAAYIQDDWKARKNLTFNLGLRWETETSPMDRNQELTAGFCSTCVNPITSVLNGAGGIPNPLLGGYQFASSNFTAYQNFVGDFLPKIGVSFAITPTFVLRGGFGLATGLGIELGGQSSWQQTTNYAASLNGGQTPSGYFNTGTPYPTGAIAPPGSAPGLLTEVGNGVGYDQRNRKIPLVRQYSFGLQAAGPFKTIFDVSYVGNVTTRLRVGTEMNALTPAQFAQGHSDNGAYLNNQVPNPFYGHIDPASNLGQSSTIKQAQLLTPFPQFTSVYDNNVPIGYSDYNALQAKLERRVSDQHSLLGGLSVLVSFTYSKTMNATNLLNNGEAGLVDAAPYVAVDGADRPYDLSISGLYTLPFGRGAALFNHTNGVVNQLVSRWQLDWIFQNSGGTPIGGTPGSNNIPTNYTYACGGSYDIRPTGHRSYKSWLNNSDNVQAFGTGNSANCQVGFGPYTATTILPITSKVRAPYAQQTQIGLEKRVSLYRASELQFKAEAFNLTNTPIFGGPALGNVNDPLTRNNQVANPNDPGAWSGYGTVGATQQNFPRQIQLSLKVLF
- a CDS encoding alpha-mannosidase — its product is MKSLSAHSQDVVTRLGELSQLPPTSWKCHSGDVAHGEDQDLDDTSWKPLEVKSKPSEWSEYPKEALWCRSWIEVPETLHGYSLSGTRIWFNFHATADDAMPEIIYFNGRRVALGEDLEPIVLFDKAKPGEKALVAVKLLQTTGTKYLQPARLKIDFVANRPNPEDFRSEILSAALLTPSLSPNASNPIAGLDKTLEQVDLKALDSHNQQRFDASLTQAQQAMDSLSPSLKPFTFHLTGNSHIDAAWLWPWTETVDVVKRTFGTALQLMNEYPEYTYTQSAAQYNDWLAEKYPDMNDQIKQRIKDGRWEIVGGMWVEPDLNMPDGESQVRTLLIGKRWYQQHYGVDVRIGWNPDSFGYNWQLPQIYKKSGIDYFVTQKMSWNDTNQLPLKLFWWESPDGSKVLTYFPHGYNDTNLEPVHLSSDLVQARKDAPGMTEMMDLYGVGDHGGGPTRAMLDEGTHWAHASSIVPNFKFGTATAFFGEAESKLAPESKTWNYGSIAKGYTSPDPVEGKISIPTWKDELYLEYHRGVFTTQADHKRNMRNSEEWALNAEKYASLAWLDGKTYPATELTEAWKKITFNDFHDLAAGSGIGVIYKDAQRDFDQVHWATNEISQEALKTLVSRIDTSAAGKVPVVVFNPLAWERSGVFTVDVQMPEAVKGDISIVDNKNHVLPSQVLSHDASTSSYKLLVKADHVPSLGYTVLNAVPGKKAFVSDLKTSGLTLENDKVRVAVDAHTGCITSLYDKLSKAEILASGSCGNELEAFKDTPKNFDAWNIDPGTLDQPPTKLNTADAVEVVEKSPLRAVIRVTRTWQKSKFVQNIILYTGADQVEVENDIDWHETHVLLKSAFALKESSPKATYEIPYGTIERPTTRDNSWEKARFEVPALRWADLGSTTEGLSLINESKYGYDATGNILRLSLLRSPVSPDPDADREHHHFSYALYPHGGDWKQALTVRHGYEFNYKLAAMQAGVHTGEMPLEHSYVSVKPENVVLTALKKAEDSDGLIFRVYEWKGKEEDLKIQVPPGATDATVVNLLEKPEGSPIPVANGEMHVPIHPYEILTIRVNYPNHA